DNA from Rhinatrema bivittatum chromosome 1, aRhiBiv1.1, whole genome shotgun sequence:
cacacacacacatagactcccACTCATGCATACGCACTCACAcatgcgtacacacacacacacacacacacagattcccaCTCATGCATACGCACACTCACACaagcgtacacacacacacacatagactcccACTATGCATACGCACACTCACAcatgcgtacacacacacacacacacatagattcCTACTCATGCATACGCACACTCACAcatgcgtacacacacacatagactcccACTAtgcatacgcacacacacacatgcgtacacacacacacacacacacatagaggttGTTTTCTTCAGGTACCGCCAGACCCCTTCTTTAGCCGCCACAGGATGGGGGTCCATGGCGGGCCTCTCCCTTTCTGGCCATCACAGGATGGGAACGGTGGTGGACATCCCGCAGGCCTCTTCCTCTGGTATCGGTCAGCTCTGATTGTGTGAGCCAGAGCCCTTAGTGAGTGGGCCAtgccacccgtggctacgccatcgttttggattgtgaactggttaaaagacagaaacagagagtaagactaaCTGGTCATTTCTCTGAGTGGAGGATGGAAAATACTGcactgccccagggatctgtactagaaccggtgctttttaatcttGCTCTGTAGCAATCGCTATTTAGCACTCTGAGACGTCTAATATGCTGTCAGTGTAGTTTCTGAGGAGGTTCCCTAAGGGTCTATATGCTTTTTGTTAATCACGTAacgaaataaaaatatttatcgttttcacttttgtttgatcTTAGAATTTATGGCTGCTATTGGCCAGAGAACCTGAGCAATGCTGGGCAGGTTCCGCTCGTGATCGTCTAAGGCTAATAAAAAGTAGACGAGAATGGCATTAAAATAGATCAGGACCAGAGGCTGAGACAGCTGCTGCATGCCGGCCCTCGCCTCGATGCACCATGATTAAGGACATGAAAGCTGCCATACTGGACCAGACGAGGTGGGGGAGGGTCCACTGAGCTCAGGATCCTGCTTCCtgcagtggccaacccaggtcacaagtacctggcaggatcccagacaGTAGATGGAggcccatgctgctaacacccagggatagCCTGTGGCTTTCCTCCAAATCTGTCTGGTcagtaacagtttatggacttctcctccaggagcttgtccaaaaaaaaaaaagtgtttttttataTCCCATCTTTATTGAAAAGTACAAGCCATTTTCACCTCACACACAACAACTAAAACCATGCAATTATATGAAAGTAAAATAAAGTGTATCAAAACTTCTAGTCGATGCAGCAGAGCTGGTGAAGCATAATATCCATCTCCCACGCCAGTTATAACAAGGCTTCTTCTAAAAGATGTTTTACTGTGGAAAACAGGAGTAACCTTGTACTTCCTCTAGTCTTTATAAATGGGacccaggagaaaaaaaaaatcctttgcttTATTCTTTTTCAATGACACTGTTTTAAATTCCATTGACAACACAAACGAAGGAGCAGGAAACAGCACTTCAAGTATTCAATACCAGCAGCAGGGGAAATGCAGTTAATTCAATAAGTCCCCCACAGCTTCAGAATTGTTTCATGAAAtatgcactttttattttattagcggCAACTCCAGTGGTTAGAGAGGCACAGTCTTAagcagggtcccccgacacggacccgtgtttcgccaaacgcggctgcatcgggagggactttGAAACGGGGTTCATCAGCTACAACATgaagaaaaattaacaaaatagtaTAGGGGACTCTTAATAAAGGGATCCAATATTAAACAACGTATTTTAAAATTTACAGCACACATACCTTTCCAACGCTGTGCATTCATTCGATTCGCAAGGAGAGCGGGCAGTGCCGGCAAGACTCGGCGTTTAAAGACGGCCCCCCCCTGGTATCTCACTGGATTACGTTAGGCCATGTTGAAAGTGAGTTAAGGGTTTTTTCCGTTATCGATGTAGTGCCCTTATCACCCCCCGGGGGTGGTAATTTCTCTGAAATTTTGATTCGCcgggaacagaagtggatttttaaactGAAAAGCTTGGCTCCCCACGGACTGAACTGTGAGAATGAATGgcgtttttttctttaataaaatgcCTTTACATATTCTGCTACCTCGATGCTTCGGTAAAAGTGTGGTTAATTTAATCTTTACTGTACTTTCCACTTATGTTCTCTTATTCGTTGCATGTAACTGTTCAGCGAAAGTGTATTAGACTCTGCTTCTTCTGTATATCTCATATCTGCCTTTCCATTGGTCGTATGTAATGCTTGATGTGCCTTGATTGGCCGAATGTTTTGGCGCCAATTTCTGGTACCTTTAAACGCCGAGTCTTGCCGGCACTGCCCGCTCTCCTTGCGAATCGAATGAATGCACAGCGTTGGAAAGGTATGTGTGCTGTAAATTTTAAAATACGTTGTTTAATATCGGATCCTTTCATTAAGAGTCCCCTTtactattttgttaatttttcttcATGTTATAGCTGATGAACCCCGTTTCaaagtccctcccgatgcagccgcgtttggcgaaacacgggtccatgtcgggggaccctgctTAAGACTGTGCCTctctaagcaatggagttgccgctaataaaataaaaagtgcataTTTCATGAAACAATTCTGAAGCTGTGGGGACTTATTGAATTAACtgcatttcccctgctgttgGTATTAAATTCCATTGACAACATCTCCACAATGTGCAATCTCCACATTTCTAAATCTGGAGGTTCTTTCAGTCATTTTGAGCAAAATGCACCTTTTTGCAATCATACTTGCTTTAACTAGGATAGATTTATGTGGTTTCCCAGAAAAGTTCCCTCAGCCACGTGACCTATTAATGGATTTTTGGGTCATAATAGCCTCTTTCCTTATTAGACTTCCAAAAACCCCAGAATCAAAGGACAGTCCCACAAGCAATGCAGCAAAGTCGCCTCTGGCTGGTGACCTTTCAAACATTAGCTAGATTGAGTTAAGCCCATTTTATGAGCTGTTAAAGGTGAAAATATTATTCTGTGCAAAacccttgtccaaaccttttttttaaacccagctcactgcctctaccacatcctctggcaatgaattctgtgCACATTATCATTGCCCTCATGTGAAAACTCCAGAATCACACCCAAAATTTCAAAGttggacacccccccccaccccattccctCCCCGCTGCTGAGCCTGACGTTCTTAAAACTGAAATGTGCATGAAAAATTACTATTTTTACAGCACTCGTAGGCTCTTCCACGTGTGCGCGATTGTTTAAATCTTTTATGAGCTTCTGGTTTTTACTCTAATAATGTTCCCACTGGCTGAGTCACTAGTGAGGGGGATTCTGTGATTTCTAAGAAGGAAAGATATGTCATAGCTCTCACGGAGTAATCCTGATGCTCATGAAGGCGGTATCCTTGAAGCAGAACTTCAAACCTGCTGAATCACTACTCAGTGAGAGTTTAGGATCTGTCAGACAGAAAGCCAAAATTGCACAGTTCTAACGGGCAAAATAATCGCAATATTGCCGAAGGTCATGACATTCAAGCCTATggaactgtatttatttaatatttgagtTATATCCCGCTTCATGAGGAAGACGATCTTATTCACAAAGCGTGAAAAGACGCAGGTCCATGAGCCTTGGCCTAGCTGAATTGCATACTCGTTAATCTGATGAAGGGTGCTGAGCTCTTGAAAGCTCGTCACAGATGTATTTGAGTTACACTGTAATTTTTTGAGTTATTTGAGTTACTTGAGTTACAGTGTTATTTGAGTTATTTGTTATTTGAGTTATTTGAGTTAcagttatttgttatttatttatttatggtttttatataccggagttcctgtatacaatacatatcactccggttcacagttaacagtaataactactgccgggtggcagtttacatggaacaaatcttggaacaaaaaacagaaaattggtctaagtaaataagaaaaacaaactaaCTAGGCTAACTATAAACATATGAATAAGGCAATTTAAATCTTGGATAAATAAGGCATAGGGATAAATACATTAGAACAAAAGGACAAAAAGGAGTTTGAGTTATTTGTTATTTGAGTTACAGTTATTATTACAGTTATTTGTTATTTGAGTTATTACAGTTATTTGTTATTTGAGTTACAGTTATTTGTTGAGTTATTTGAGTTACAGTGTTATTTGAGTTATTTGAGTTACAGTGTAACAGAGAAATACAGATGTATTTCTCTGttacactgttatgaatttaaatgtaactggtttgttataatgtaaaccggagtgaaggctatgtcagctgtacctcggtatataaacaaatgctaaataaataaaaaataaaaaaaaattccaagaaACAGATCTCAGCCGCAGCTCGCTTATTGGCCCGTATTGCTACATCCCGGCCAAGTTCTATTCTACGGAACATCAACCTACAGCTACCACGAAAGAGATCTAAATTCAAAACTTTAAATTCCAGATTAAGGAGAGGAGTAGGACTCACAGAATTACCCCCTTCTGCTTAAACCAAGTCTTCTATTTGGCACAAGGACTTTCAACAGGCATTGGGCATGAGCGCCATAAGGCCATTCGTTGCAGCTGTTGCAGTAGTGGGCTCTTGGTAGCATTCTATAATATACAAGGTGGCTGATGACGCAGGGTTCCGTGGTATTTTGTGTGGGCCGTTTGTGCAGAAAGGTTTTCATATGCAACCTAGTGTACAGATTTGCGCAcagtattttccttttcttgtgcaCGGCTTATAGGGAACATTGCCGATGGGACCCTGGCAGCCATCAAATTGATGGACTTGCTGGCAGGCCTCTCTCTTTTGTCTTACAGTACCTACGGTTATCTTTACACAGAAGAACGGCAGTTGACCTTTCAACTGAGCAAGACAGGGAGAGTACGATTACCCCCCAAGTCTTCTTTTgagattaaaaaaattaaaagcagagCTGGCGTCGCAGAAGAGTCAGACTCAAGCCTCCATGACCTAAGGCCAAGAGCAGACTGACAGTGATCTGGTTCCCCCCGGACAATAAGGGTCATTGACCCCTAACCACCCATCCGAGACTAGGGGAGAGTGGGCCCGTGGACCCCCCTACTGTGCTCAGTCTGCCCCTGCCTGGAGAGCGTCGTGGAAATGAGGTGCTTGGGTTCCTCGAGAGAAACGACTTCTGCTGGCACATGGGCGGAACTGCCGGCTTGAGTCTCGTAGAAGACCTCCTCCTTCGGCACGCACAGCCACCCTTGTGAGCCCTCTAAGAGGATAGGATAAAGGGGGAGGGAAAATGGtcagaaaaaatgaaaagggagATTATAAAAAAGCATCTAAAAATGCGAAATTTGCAGGTGCGTGATGACTGCGTACATTACAGTTTGCCAGTAAGGACATCTTCTATGACTTGGGTGTGCAGAAAACCCTTCCTTCCCACTGCATCGCTATCTCACGCAGCCACCGTAAGGCAACGTCTTGGCCGGGGTGACCCCcatgtcccgggggggggggggaagccgcCTGCTGCTTCCTCAGCCCGCTGATATTTCTTGGACGCCTTCGAAGTGGCCAGCCTGACTGGCTGATTTAAATGTGCCCTGTTGACATCACCAAGACCCGCAAGCTGATATGGAGTCACCCTAACGGCCTAAGTCAGCTCCATTGTGTCCTAGACCAGATCAGCAAATGACCTGAAATGGTGTCACTCAGTGTGGCGGCATAAAAATGTGCTctgtacattcaaagcaaaaatgtAATTGCACTTCAGAGCCCCAGGATCAGCCATCTTTAGAAATAggaatacaataataataataaagcacaCAAACTGAGCCCTGTTCCTTTTGCCTCTTACACTGCTATTCTTCGTCCATATATAATACCAGAAGTGTTATAGAGCCAGATTAGGGCACACCGGTGTACCTCCTGGGAATAAATGTGGATAATACATGTAATACAGCACTCACGCAGAACACCATAACCAATATCAGATATTAAGTGATCCAATAAAGCTTAAAGTGGAAAAAACCAATCAAAGAGCTAAAGCCAACAGCAAGGGATGTGAAGCTTTCAACCCGGCCACCCTCTGTTCCTTAAGCATTAACTGCACTGTTGTGCCCTCTGTGTGTCTTTGAGTAAAGACAAAGGCCGGGAGCATGCGGTGTTCTTAATTCATCCATTCACACACTGGTGCAAGGAGTGAATCACACTCTCAGAGTCTCCAATCTACAGAATATGATGTTGTTTTGTGTGTTCGCCACTTTGTCGCGTTCCAAAGGTGATATATTTGTGCTGCCTTTGTGACGGGCGGCGTGGGCGTGTGCCCTTTGTGCCGCAGTGTGGTTGACGCAGCCTCGTAGGCGAACCCTGCGGGGCCTAGGACGACAGCTGCCGAACGCGCCCTGCAGCGGCGCGggctggagcttcgcctgtaCCAGGCCGAGCCCTAGGATTCTGGCTCCTGGCAGGACTTGGGCGGTGACTGGAGCCAAGAGTCCAATGGCGcgccggggtcagggcaggcaagaaGAGTAATGGAGTCGGAGACAGGCcaagggcagggcaggcagcaaacaagggtGGTCAAGTCCAgccaagaggtcaggtccaggcggcaggcaatcgtggtcagaatccagaagtcaggcccccagggtggacgaagacacacagaagacactggacgaGACGAGCAACATAAGGCTAGGCTGGACAAGGAAGACTGGacgagacaaggctggacaaagaATTAGGAATGCAGGACGCAGGAACCGGGAACCCAAAAGCAACACCAACTGctaaggcaggagacccgttgccGAGGCGAGGTAATGCTGCGAGGCCTTTGCTTCAATAGGCCGATCAGCCTGACGACATCAGAGGGCGCCGCTGGGCATTGCCTGCCGCGGGGGCCTAAATAAAATGCGCGCATATTCGCGCGTCTAAGGGAAGGCGGCAGGAGTGGCAGCAGGCGGCATCTCACACCGTGCTGGACGGTGATCTGGGCCGAAGGCTGTGCGCTGACCCCATGGGACAGGTCCGgccatgtcgggggggggggggggggtgtgtgtgtgagtgaggcagCTCGTGAGGCCCTCCCATGAGCCGCCGAATGTGACAGTATTTTTGGGACATTCACTGATGCAGGGTTAGCTTAGAGTTTCCTTAGGGCCTGCTCTTGGTATCTGACCGGGTATCGGCCCCTCGCAACCTTAACTGAACATGAAATACAACTAGAATGGCTTTGCTTTCCTCTTGGAATGATGCGCACACTCTTATCCATAGCGAGGGAGAGGAAAGTACGCACGTACATAGCTATGTATACACACATGCGGTTTGGAAAATTATTACTCCAGAGTAAGCAAATGAAACAGAGACTGGATGGCAACCGAATGAAGAAAGCACAAATGAGCAGCCAGAACGTGGCAGAAGAGATGAAACGGAGAGACAAAGGGTTTGCAGCGATGGTGGAAGACAGCTGGAAGAGGAGAACACAACAGATCCAATGACGATAACCCTGAGGATCAGATTTGTGCATTAATGAGCGTGATGTGCCAATTTTGAAAAACATTCAAATCCATTTAcgcatatttaaatgttttgttttgtttttttgcccttCATTTTTGACGGGTGTTTGAACTAGTACACGCGGCACTTCTCCTAGCAGGTTAACAAATACACGGGGTGCCCGTAATTCTCCGACTCTTGTGGCAGTACCACCTCGTGTCCTGTCAACATATTACAACCGATGTGAAATGAGGTGGTGGTCTCGCTCCAGCTCCAAGGCCCATAGCAGGAGCATTCACATGGAGGCTCATGTCAGGTTCCTATGAATTCTGCTGCTCACCCGGCCACTGACTGGAAGCAAGGACGTACGACGTGTGAAGTTACACCTCCTTACCTTAAAAGAAAACATAATCATAAGGAAAATAGTAAGCCTGCAATCTTTTCACTACTGCATTTATTATTGCACGTTCAGACGCTAAGGTGGCTTTGCTATGCAGCCTGCGTAACGCTGCTGTCCTCAGACATCGTTTTGGTCTCTGCTATTGGAATCCATAGCATTTTGCTTGGAACTGTGTCTTAGTTCTTCTGTATTCTCTGGAGTGaagatatttcttttttgtttttaacgcAGTCCACATGCATGGATTTGTGGCTTGATCAACTGGCGGATGGTTCCACCTGTTATTCTCCACCGGCGTCTGTCCGGACAAGGCATCGCCTGCACTAAATCGTACACATTTCTGGCCTCTTTCCAAACAATCCGTGTACAGCTACACGTGTACAGCGCAGGGAATTTTTGGAACATTTCACTGAATGTTAACTTGTGTTGCAGGCCTGGGAAGTAATACAAAGAAGAAACTGCAATAACATTGTGTTATCAATAAGCCTATAACTTTCTAACGAACAAGCCTTCATTTCAGGTTTTCTTGCCAGAGGCCCTAGCCACAAGGTGTAATAAACTTCCTCACAACTCACACTTTTGTGGTTCTGGCTCTAGAGGCACCTCAGGGCTCTGAAAGACCTTCCCTTTACCTAGCACTCCACTCACTCGGACACTGTCTCCTCTGGTCCTGCAGTACTGGAATTACAACCACCCTCCTGTTTTATTCAGCTCCTGGGTGAGGCAAATAAATCTCTGGTTCTGGAAGACACTGACTGCTTCTCCCCGGAAGCTAGCTCATACTAAGGAAAGGGAGGTGAGCAAGCGAACTGCTAGCCCTCCATCCTCTGCCAGTTTTCTTCACTGGTgcactcttcctctccttcccccttcatGGATACCTGCGACCCTGCAGCCATAAAACTTCCTTAagaaaattatacagacacataAGCAAGGCTAAAGAActtctttattttcattatttcatcaccagtgTAAATTATTTAAATTGCAATTGTTTTAAATTGATTGTAAGTGTAAAATTGCATTACTGTGCATTTAGGTGTGGGGTGTGCGTCAGATACCACCGCACACCATGTTTGCTTGTATTGtttctttattcaataaacagttCAAACATTACATTGATTGTAATCGGCCTTGAGGCCAGTCTTGCTAATAGATGGAATATCAAAGGTCTATGCATAAATATgcaaatgatataaaataaatgtaattatttaatatacaaatttatacaaatgtatgcaaatatgccaCCAAATGTCAGAAACctttattcctgggggaattctgcgcaactgTGCAGCACAGAATTTActcagagagagagcgagcctatgtaagggagtgtgtatgtgcgagacagagagagaatctgtgtgagggtgtgtgtatgtgagcgaggggaaagaggcagcctgtgtgaggggctgtATAAAagaggtcaaactctgggaggttggaggtaagagtggaaggggttgagccggGGGGgatgaggaaggggagagagaatggtACGCAGACGAGATGGGCCTAAGAGGGCAGAGTTAAAggggtctggccaggggagtagggagagagggtagaagggaCACTCCTACAGTGTTCTTCTAAGGGAATTGTGCTCataatatttaaaactctgtatcttttagtaataacttttctgtattataaTTGCATTAATTACTCAGACTGTgatgtgttattttgaccaatataaatgtAATTACCTCCcttacagctcgatccagtaaagtccgtgggagagcggactaacgcccgctctcccggcgcgcgcaccggcccctcgccggtgcgcgcgatccagtatttaaattaggcgacgcggtgcaaacgaggaaaaagaggcgctagggacactagcgcgtccctagcgcctccttttggcctggagcggcggctgtcagcgggtttgacagccgacgctcaattttgccggcgtcggttctcgagcccgctgacagccacgggctcggaaaccggacgccggcaaaattgagcgtccggttttcggcccgacagccgcgggccgaattcaaaatttttttatttttttttttactttttttttacttttggggacctccaacttaatatcgctatgatattaagtcggagggtgcacagaaaagcagtttttactgcttttctgtgcacttccctggcgccggaagaaattagcgccgacctttgggcggcgctaatttcttagagtaaaatgtgcggcttggctgcacattttacttactggatcgctcaggaatacctaatagggccatcaacatgcatttgcatgttgagggcgctattaggtgccgcgggtgggccacgtgttttcctccccttactgaataaggggtaagggaaaacacgcgtccagagcagggtgacagtgcgctccgacggagcacactttactggatcgagctgttagtGGGGAAGGATCAAAAAGCTGGACACTGAGGGGAGGTTCCCTTTGGTACAGCCCCTCCCCTTTGAGGGAGCTGAGATGGTCGCCTCCCTGGGaggtagggtgaccaactgcccagtTTTTGATCGGTCAGCCCggttttgcagcctgttgtacAGTGTCCGGCTACAAGGGTAACCGGACATTGTAAAACccggtcaggcaaggccaggggccaatcggcggtggcagcctggcagcgctccaatcacctgcctgttttCGGGGCTCAGTTGGCTCGCCTCCTCCTCTAGCTCTCCCACAGCTGTGCCACACTTGTTTATTCTTCATGCTGTCCTTCTGGGAGTCGCAGAGGAAGAGACAACTgagccccaaagacaggcaggaAGAATCTGCCTAGGAAACACATCTATGCTCAATTtaaaagggggagaaaaaaaggagggTGGGTGATggctgcagccccccccccagtgtctggtcctgctccatggaaaagtCAACAACCGGATTTTGTTATTACTGGGAGGTAATAAAAGCATCTCTCTCCTAAGAGATCAGGGCACAGTATAGTTGGGGGTTGAATTCTGGAGGTTGTCAGTTTTGGCCTCTTCTTGGGACTATGACAGCCTGCTGGCAGTCCCTGGCTAGGTCAAGGAAGCCACCTATGCACAGACCATTCCTTAGCTGCTGGGTAGTTCCCTAGGttgttttatggaattttcccttttttttttttggtaagaaGCGTGCAGTATCCCTGTGTATTGCTTGGGGAGAGGTCATGCAGGGAGTAGGGAAGACCTACCCCTCTGAATCCTTCTGGAGTTAAGAGCTGCTTGGGGAAAAAGATTTTATGTTGGAAGAGCCAGGGGGAAGTGTTTTGGCTGCCACCTTCCTTCCTAGAGAGTTCTAGCGCAGtgatccccaaccctgtcctgggggcccacaatgaatatgcatgagagaaaatttgcatgcaaccctgtcctgggggcccacaatgaatatgcatgagagaaaatttgcatgcaaattttctctcatgcatattcattgtggatatcctgaaaacgtgactggctagtgggcccccaggacagggttggggaccattgAGGACCCCCTGCCTTCCATCGTGGGAGTCGAGACAGAGACGTTGGAGAACTGTAACTTTAAATTTTGTTGCACAGAATTTCCTCAGGAGTAAACCTTGCCAAAGAATTGTGATTGCTATGGCCAGAGCCCCACAATTTGCCATTAACGTTAAATGCTAAGCATCCCCTTTATTAGCGTGAGATATCGCCACTTTGACTCCCCACCGCCATCTTAACGTCTGCTGAGTATCCCCCTTCCGCCTCAGCTCCTTCCCGGATTAGAACGGAGCATCCCCTTCCCGCCACAATTCAAAACCCAGTTTTGCCCTGACGGCGTTCTAGTCACCCAGTTCCAGGAGAGGAATTTTAGGACGGACCTCCCTGTAGAACCACCTTATCGTGAGGCATTATGGGACCTGCAGCaccaattttatttattgtttttttcagagcaacttttgtttttatttaaccgCAACCAACTTAACAGCTATATAGTTTGATAAACAACTCTGTACCTACAGTACAATGTTCAGACTGGTTAAAGATGGTGAAATACTGAAACAGCAAAATAAGCGTTGCTTCACCCCATTGTTCTTGTACATTAGACGGGCCATGCGGTCTTCTTCTTGTACATGAGAGACCATGCGGTCTTCTTCTTCCTGCCGTCTTGTTAAGTTTTGTGGGCGTCTTCACCGACACCGAAGTCTTGCCTTTACGCAGTCTTCCTTAAATGTTCATTTTAATGGTAGGGGATAGCAACGGTTCAACAATCGTAACTCTAGCGAGCTGTGTGACGGGGGGCGGGAACTTGATCTGAAACCGCGCTCCCGAGGATGCTACCCTGCACCCAGCGaaaggtgctggggggggggggaatgtacaGGGCCCTATCCCCATGCGTCGTAACCCTCTATAAAGCGCCAGGCCAGAGACCCACAATTTGCCATTAACGTTAAATGCTAAGCATCCCCTTTATTAGCGTGAGATAGCGCCACTTTTGACTCCCCCACCGCCATCTTAACTTCTGCCGGGTATCCCCTTCCCGCCACAGCTCCTTCCCGGATTAGAAGGGAGCATCCACTCCCCGGCACTCCTAGAGCGCATTAGATATCCCCTTCCCGCCACAATTCACAACCCATTTTTTTGCCAGCATTTCCAGCTAaaacccccctccctttcctaaCGCCATATACCTGCCTCCTCGCGGCATTCAGTAAAGTTATGCAACCCCCTTTTTCCATCCCCCCTTAGGCTCAAGCTCTCTTAAGTGAAGCGCTGGGCGGCCCTGAAAAGGGCCTTTGTGTTGTGGGAATAGGAGGGCAACAGCCTCTTAGTACTCCTGGGACTGCTGCGAGCTCTTCTTGCCGCCCTTGGTGGCGCTGGGCGCGGCCGAGCCGCTCTTCTTGGGCAGCAGCACGGCCTGGATGTTGGGCAGGACGCCGCCTTGCGCGATAGTGACGCCGCCCAGCAGCTTGTTCAGCTCCTCGTCGTTGCGCACGGCGAGCTGCAGGTGCCGCGGGATGATGCGCGTCTTCTTGTTGTCCCGGGCCGCGTTGCCCGCCAGCTCCAGGATTTCCGCCGTCAGGTACTCCAGCACGGCGGCCAGGTACACCGGGGCGCCGGCTCCTATTCGCTCCGCGTAATTCCCCTTTCGCAGGAGGCGGTGCACGCGCCCGACGGGGAACTGCAGCCCGGCACGGGTGGAGCGGGACTTCGCTTTAGCGCGGGCCTTGCCGCCGGTCTTGCCTCGTCCGGACATGGCCGCCGACTGTCTCGCTTTCAAGCTAATGAGACGGTAGAGTCAGAGACTACAAATACCACACTACTCTGGGTAGGtcagaagcaggactggccaAAAAGTCTTCCTTCTGAAACCAGAGAACCTCCGTGTGACGAGGGGGTGGGGGCAACTAGTGCATTATGGGAACTAAAGTCCTGCTCACCTCTACTTGCGCCTGCCCCATGTCTTAtgctaaggattaaaaaaaatacccccaATCAGATCGGGGGAATAGAAATCACTCGCTAAATgcacggggagggaggggggactatGCTGGCTTTTGTGAGTACAACGCTCGTGTGAATTAAATCTCCTGAAAAGGAAAAACGCCAGGGACCGGAAGCGCAGGCGTTCAGACTGAATCTGCCGCCCGCCAGTGATGTCACCGACTTCCAGAACCTTCTCCAGGGATTCCCACTACCATCTCTCG
Protein-coding regions in this window:
- the LOC115078652 gene encoding histone H2AX-like, whose translation is MSGRGKTGGKARAKAKSRSTRAGLQFPVGRVHRLLRKGNYAERIGAGAPVYLAAVLEYLTAEILELAGNAARDNKKTRIIPRHLQLAVRNDEELNKLLGGVTIAQGGVLPNIQAVLLPKKSGSAAPSATKGGKKSSQQSQEY